In the genome of Halictus rubicundus isolate RS-2024b chromosome 9, iyHalRubi1_principal, whole genome shotgun sequence, one region contains:
- the LOC143357052 gene encoding ATP-binding cassette sub-family G member 1: MTTSPNHCSPSRSSLSCCQIDHTSHDDVHGVAIVSKENYYLKEKHSFPKRPEVNLAFQDLRYTVSQWNIRNIRPKYKEILHGVNGEFKAGELVAIMGPSGAGKSTLLNVLAGYTVKGVQGKILVNGKVRMPYSAGWKRTSCYIMQDALMRTRITVGEAMTLAAHLKLGYTISSAYKHTQVLELLEILGLSHCYDTLCGKLSGGQKKRLDVALELLSNPSVLFLDEPTTGLDSASCSQCIALLQRLAKIERRTVICTIHQPSALLLEMFDAIYCVASGYCIYSGPVKSLLPHMSSIGVECPSYHNPADFLLEVAIGDYGISVEKLAAAAESMCMDDKTVKTYPTKPNTDSDNSMEPPSPAGFLAQCYLLYKRHLLCLKRDYTLLVVRLLCHLLIGVIFGYLYMGSGYRANGVLANYVYLYGSLLLIVYTGKMAVTLAFPQEMRILSREHFNRWYRLAPYYISMLLVEIPFQAACAATYLAVSYWLTGQPVETPRIISFMVVSIAASLTAQAWGFFIGATTPVKIAVFAGPILAVLFSVFGFCIRYMDTPLMFRWMFHISYFRASFHSLLHTVYGFDRMDLKCDDFYCHYKKPTQFLKEMDIADTNVINNLILIVGIGVLMHLLTASALWCKLNRR; encoded by the exons ATGACCACCTCGCCGAACCACTGTTCACCGTCCCGGTCGTCACTCAGCTGTTGCCAAATCGATCACACCAGCCACGACGATGTGCACGGTGTCGCGATCGTCTCCAAAGAGAACTACTACCTGAAGGAGAAACACTCGTTCCCGAAGAGGCCGGAAGTCAACCTCGCCTTCCAGGATCTACGGTACACGGTCAGCCAATGGAACATCCGGAACATCAGACCAA AGTACAAAGAAATTCTCCATGGCGTCAACGGGGAATTCAAAGCTGGCGAATTGGTCGCCATTATGGGACCCTCCGGCGCCGGAAAGTCAACCTTGTTGAACGTACTGGCTGGCTACAC AGTGAAGGGTGTCCAAGGGAAGATTCTGGTGAACGGTAAGGTTCGGATGCCCTACAGCGCTGGGTGGAAGAGAACTTCGTGCTACATAATGCAGGACGCCCTGATGAGGACCAGGATCACAGTCGGCGAAGCGATGACGTTAGCCGCTCATTTGAAACTCGGCTACACGATCAGCTCGGCCTACAAGCACACTCAA GTTCTGGAGCTGCTCGAGATACTAGGGCTGAGCCACTGCTACGACACTTTGTGCGGAAAATTGTCCGGTGGCCAAAAGAAACGTCTCGACGTCGCCCTGGAGCTTTTGAGCAATCCTTCAGTATTATTCCTCGACGAGCCAACAACAG GTTTGGACTCCGCGTCCTGCAGCCAGTGCATCGCGCTTTTACAGCGTCTCGCTAAAATAGAGAGGCGTACAGTCATTTGTACGATACACCAGCCGAGTGCGTTGCTCCTGGAGATGTTCGACGCGATTTACTGCGTCGCCAGCGGCTATTGCATTTATTCGGGTCCAGTCAAGTCGTTACTGCCACACATGTCCTCGATCGGAGTCGAGTGCCCATCTTACCACAATCCGGCCGACTTTC TGTTAGAGGTCGCGATAGGCGATTACGGTATCAGCGTTGAAAAATTGGCAGCCGCCGCCGAGTCCATGTGCATGGACGACAAGACGGTAAAAACGTACCCGACGAAGCCAAATACAG ATTCAGACAACTCCATGGAACCACCCTCGCCTGCGGGATTCCTCGCACAGTGTTACCTGCTCTACAAGAGGCATCTGTTGTGTCTGAAGAGGGACTATACATTGCTGGTGGTTCGACTTCTCTGCCACCTGCTGATCGGTGTAATTTTCGGTTACCTGTACATGGGAAGCGGTTACAGAGCGAACGGTGTCCTAGCGAATTACGTCTACCTTTACGGGTCCTTGTTGCTGATCGTGTACACAGGAAAAATGGCTGTTACCCTTGCCT TTCCGCAGGAAATGCGGATCCTCTCGAGGGaacacttcaaccgatggtaTCGATTAGCGCCGTATTACATCAGCATGCTGCTGGTGGAGATACCATTCCAAGCAGCTTGTGCGGCGACCTATTTGGCTGTTAGCTACTGGCTGACGGGACAGCCGGTCGAAACACCTCGCATTATTTCTTTCATGGTCGTCAGCATAGCCGCCAGCTTGACGGCTCAGGCTTGGGGCTTCTTCATAGGAGCCACCACGCCGGTGAAG ATCGCCGTGTTCGCCGGTCCCATACTGGCGGTGCTGTTCTCGGTTTTCGGATTTTGCATCCGTTACATGGACACGCCGTTGATGTTCCGTTGGATGTTCCACATATCGTACTTCCGCGCCAGTTTTCACAGTCTTCTGCACACCGTCTACGGTTTCGACCGAATGGACCTGAAGTGCGACGACTTCTACTGTCATTACAAGAAGCCCACGCAGTTCCTGAAAGAGATGGACATCGCCGACACTAACGTGATCAACAATCTGATCCTGATAGTGGGCATCGGCGTGCTGATGCATTTGCTCACGGCCAGCGCGCTCTGGTGCAAGCTGAACAGAAGATAA